From a region of the Betta splendens chromosome 5, fBetSpl5.4, whole genome shotgun sequence genome:
- the phc2b gene encoding polyhomeotic-like protein 2b isoform X2: MEPEPGAPASTVSSSTGTTTSTTSSSTTTSSNSTANTTITTTTSIISTTNSSSSTTSSSSSSNTISSSGGSATTGRQAVPQISYSGIPDRQTVQVFRQPNTAAQYLQQMYAAQQQHLMLQTAALQQQHSLSTAQLQSLAAVQQASIAAGRQSSSQNGTSSQQTGSTQATINLTTSPAAAQLISRAQSISSTPSSISQQAVLLGSPSSPTLTASQAQMYLRAQMAQQSNLMQVARSLGRAVPLSPQLIFTPTATVAAVQSESSTQASSQNQVQNLTIRGQQGAATSSTQTQTLQALSLKQSPVPIQPASLIKNPNTGMQTATGGKASASDSPSDGGKKGDGAAVTEVRAINMSRNVTAVGAQSLIAPAYTQIQPHSLVQQHKQQQQQQQFVHQSQSSQRSAGQLLQTASIQPVPVLPKPAPHQTSTPSQPATIFHSTISPHALHSSLKAQPVQLTAINLQIQPTASRVVQDSKDKPTSLVVRETCTTPSTQQQQQLQQLQQHHQQPAPPPPPPPPPPPPPAPTQQPGHSPSQPSKPVEQPKVNTTTPVQSQGGSTKRPSIAPGTPPPAMTSGQESEAPTVTGGAPQNGENKPPQAIVKPQVLTHVIEGFVIQEGAEPFPVCVERLPILIDSPKKLDHQLSSDPDKTPVSNAANSDSEVDDMNPPEKEQEPKLTCEYCGWVDFAYTFKGSKRFCSVVCAKRYNVGCTKRIGLFRPERTKPTNRWRRKSQGRSSVEAKKRKLSPPPQPTQGGSVSSPHPSQPSQEESSPCSDMSSYEEPPSPLSAASSGPLGPTQAQTPTHRQPSRGSDQEGCAGRDAPSLCQRFLPNDPAKWNVEEVYEFIRSLPGCQEIADEFRSQEIDGQALLLLKEDHLMSTMNIKLGPALKIFARINMLKDS, translated from the exons ATGGAGCCTGAGCCAGGGGCCCCTGCCTCCACAGTCAGCAGCAGTACGGGGACCACCACATCTActaccagcagctccacaaccACCAGCAGTAACAGTACCGCTAACACTACtataactactactacttctattATTTCCACTAccaacagtagtagtagtactaccagcagcagcagcagcagtaacactATCAGTAGTAGTGGTGGAAGTGCTAcaacaggaaggcaggcagtgCCTCAGATATCGTACAGTGGGATCCCTGACAGACAAACGGTGCAA GTGTTCCGGCAGCCTAACACGGCAGCACAGTACCTGCAGCAGATGTAtgctgctcagcagcagcatctgatgTTGCAAACTGCagcgctccagcagcagcacagcctcagCACTGCTCAGCTCCAGAGCTTGGCTGCCGTGCAACAG GCGAGTATTGCAGCTGGTCGTCAAAGCTCTTCACAGAATGGCACTTCATCTCAGCAAACGGGTTCCACTCAGGCTACA ATCAACCTGACCACGTCCCCAGCCGCAGCTCAGCTGATTAGCAGGGCCCAGAGCATTAGTTCAACTCCCTCCAGTATTTCCCAGCAGGCTGTTCTGCTGGGCAGCCCGTCCAGTCCGACTCTCACAGCCAGCCAGGCACAGATGTACCTGCGTGCACAGATG GCACAGCAAAGTAATTTGATGCAGGTGGCCAGGAGCCTGGGCCGTGCCGTTCCTCTGTCCCCTCAGCTCATCTTCACTCCGACGGCCACGGTGGCAGCTGTTCAGTCAGAGAGCTCCACGCAGGCCTCTTCACAG AATCAAGTCCAGAATCTGACCATCcgtggccagcagggggcagccaCGTCCTCCACACAGACTCAGACACTGCAGGCTCTCAGTCTGAAACAGAGCCCTGTGCCCATCCAACCCGCCTCACTGATCAAGAATCCCAACACGGGGATGCAGACAGCCACAGGAGGGAAGGCCAGCGCTTCTGACAGCCCCTCTGACGGTGGGAAGAAGGGGGATGGTGCAGCAGTCACAGAAGTTAGAGCTATAAACATGAGCCGGAATGTCACGGCTGTCGGTGCTCAGTCTCTGATTGCTCCAG CGTACACCCAGATTCAGCCACACTCCCTGGTccagcagcacaagcagcagcagcagcagcagcagtttgtccaTCAGAGCCAAAGTTCCCAGAGGTCTGCtggccagctgctgcagacagccTCAATTCAGCCGGTCCCTGTGTTACCCAAGCCCGCTCCACACCAGACCTCCACACCCAGCCAGCCAGCCACCATCTTCCACTCCACCATCAGCCCCCATGCCCTCCACTCCTCCCTGAAGGCTCAGCCTGTCCAGCTCACTGCCATCAACCTTCAGATACAGCCAACA GCCTCTCGAGTTGTTCAGGACAGTAAAGATAAGCCAACTTCACTAGTGGTCAGAGAGACGTGTACGACCCCCTCCacgcaacaacagcagcagctgcagcagctgcagcaacatcaTCAACAACCAGCAccgccaccacctccacctccaccaccaccaccaccaccagcaccaacacagcAACCTGGACATTCACCATCACAACCCTCCAAACCTGTGGAGCAGCCCAAGGTCAACACAACCACACCTGTACAGTCACAAG GGGGCTCCACCAAGAGGCCAAGCATCGCACCTGGGACCCCACCTCCAGCCATGACCTCAGGACAGGAGAGCGAGGCGCCGACCGTGACGGGCGGCGCGCCGCAGAACGGGGAGAACAAACCGCCCCAGGCCATCGTCAAACCCCAGGTCCTCACACATGTCATCGAGGGCTTTGTCATCCAGGAGGGAGCCGAGCCGTTCCCTGTGTGT GTGGAGCGTCTGCCCATTCTTATTGACAGCCCAAAGAAGCTGGACCATCAGCTCTCCTCAGACCCTGACAAGACTCCAGTCAGCAACGCGGCAAACTCCGACTCCGAGGTGGATGACATGAACCCGCCAG AAAAAGAGCAGGAACCCAAGCTGACGTGCGAGTACTGCGGCTGGGTCGACTTCGCCTACACCTTCAAAGGCTCTAAAAGGTTCTGCTCCGTGGTTTGTGCAAAGAG GTACAATGTGGGCTGTACTAAGAGAATAGGCCTCTTCCGTCCAGAGAGGACAAAACCAACAAACCGCTGGCGCAGAAAATCTCAGGGCCGCTCCAGTGTCGAGGCCAAGAAACGg AAGCTGTCGCCGCCACCGCAGCCGACGCAGGGCGGCTCTGTATCCTCACCACATCCCTCTCAACCCAGTCAGGAGGAGTCCAGCCCCTGCTCAGACATGTCCAGCTACGAGGAACCCCCGTCTCCCCTGTCAGCAGCCAGCTCTGGGCCCCTGGGTCCCACCCAAGCCCAGACACCCACGCACCGGCAGCCAAGCAGGGGCTCGGATCAGGAGGGCTGCGCCGGGAGAGACGCACCTTCACTCTGTCAGCGCTTTTTACCCAACGACCCCGCCAAGTGGAACGTGGAGGAAGTTTACGAGTTCATCCGATCGCTGCCAG GTTGTCAGGAGATAGCGGACGAGTTTCGGTCTCAGGAGATCGATGGACAGGCTTTGCTCCTGTTAAAGGAGGACCACCTCATGAGCACCATGAACATTAAACTGGGGCCTGCACTCAAGATCTTTGCACGCATTAACATGCTCAAAGACTcatag
- the phc2b gene encoding polyhomeotic-like protein 2b isoform X1 — translation MEPEPGAPASTVSSSTGTTTSTTSSSTTTSSNSTANTTITTTTSIISTTNSSSSTTSSSSSSNTISSSGGSATTGRQAVPQISYSGIPDRQTVQVFRQPNTAAQYLQQMYAAQQQHLMLQTAALQQQHSLSTAQLQSLAAVQQASIAAGRQSSSQNGTSSQQTGSTQATINLTTSPAAAQLISRAQSISSTPSSISQQAVLLGSPSSPTLTASQAQMYLRAQMAQQSNLMQVARSLGRAVPLSPQLIFTPTATVAAVQSESSTQASSQNQVQNLTIRGQQGAATSSTQTQTLQALSLKQSPVPIQPASLIKNPNTGMQTATGGKASASDSPSDGGKKGDGAAVTEVRAINMSRNVTAVGAQSLIAPAYTQIQPHSLVQQHKQQQQQQQFVHQSQSSQRSAGQLLQTASIQPVPVLPKPAPHQTSTPSQPATIFHSTISPHALHSSLKAQPVQLTAINLQIQPTASRVVQDSKDKPTSLVVRETCTTPSTQQQQQLQQLQQHHQQPAPPPPPPPPPPPPPAPTQQPGHSPSQPSKPVEQPKVNTTTPVQSQGGGSTKRPSIAPGTPPPAMTSGQESEAPTVTGGAPQNGENKPPQAIVKPQVLTHVIEGFVIQEGAEPFPVCVERLPILIDSPKKLDHQLSSDPDKTPVSNAANSDSEVDDMNPPEKEQEPKLTCEYCGWVDFAYTFKGSKRFCSVVCAKRYNVGCTKRIGLFRPERTKPTNRWRRKSQGRSSVEAKKRKLSPPPQPTQGGSVSSPHPSQPSQEESSPCSDMSSYEEPPSPLSAASSGPLGPTQAQTPTHRQPSRGSDQEGCAGRDAPSLCQRFLPNDPAKWNVEEVYEFIRSLPGCQEIADEFRSQEIDGQALLLLKEDHLMSTMNIKLGPALKIFARINMLKDS, via the exons ATGGAGCCTGAGCCAGGGGCCCCTGCCTCCACAGTCAGCAGCAGTACGGGGACCACCACATCTActaccagcagctccacaaccACCAGCAGTAACAGTACCGCTAACACTACtataactactactacttctattATTTCCACTAccaacagtagtagtagtactaccagcagcagcagcagcagtaacactATCAGTAGTAGTGGTGGAAGTGCTAcaacaggaaggcaggcagtgCCTCAGATATCGTACAGTGGGATCCCTGACAGACAAACGGTGCAA GTGTTCCGGCAGCCTAACACGGCAGCACAGTACCTGCAGCAGATGTAtgctgctcagcagcagcatctgatgTTGCAAACTGCagcgctccagcagcagcacagcctcagCACTGCTCAGCTCCAGAGCTTGGCTGCCGTGCAACAG GCGAGTATTGCAGCTGGTCGTCAAAGCTCTTCACAGAATGGCACTTCATCTCAGCAAACGGGTTCCACTCAGGCTACA ATCAACCTGACCACGTCCCCAGCCGCAGCTCAGCTGATTAGCAGGGCCCAGAGCATTAGTTCAACTCCCTCCAGTATTTCCCAGCAGGCTGTTCTGCTGGGCAGCCCGTCCAGTCCGACTCTCACAGCCAGCCAGGCACAGATGTACCTGCGTGCACAGATG GCACAGCAAAGTAATTTGATGCAGGTGGCCAGGAGCCTGGGCCGTGCCGTTCCTCTGTCCCCTCAGCTCATCTTCACTCCGACGGCCACGGTGGCAGCTGTTCAGTCAGAGAGCTCCACGCAGGCCTCTTCACAG AATCAAGTCCAGAATCTGACCATCcgtggccagcagggggcagccaCGTCCTCCACACAGACTCAGACACTGCAGGCTCTCAGTCTGAAACAGAGCCCTGTGCCCATCCAACCCGCCTCACTGATCAAGAATCCCAACACGGGGATGCAGACAGCCACAGGAGGGAAGGCCAGCGCTTCTGACAGCCCCTCTGACGGTGGGAAGAAGGGGGATGGTGCAGCAGTCACAGAAGTTAGAGCTATAAACATGAGCCGGAATGTCACGGCTGTCGGTGCTCAGTCTCTGATTGCTCCAG CGTACACCCAGATTCAGCCACACTCCCTGGTccagcagcacaagcagcagcagcagcagcagcagtttgtccaTCAGAGCCAAAGTTCCCAGAGGTCTGCtggccagctgctgcagacagccTCAATTCAGCCGGTCCCTGTGTTACCCAAGCCCGCTCCACACCAGACCTCCACACCCAGCCAGCCAGCCACCATCTTCCACTCCACCATCAGCCCCCATGCCCTCCACTCCTCCCTGAAGGCTCAGCCTGTCCAGCTCACTGCCATCAACCTTCAGATACAGCCAACA GCCTCTCGAGTTGTTCAGGACAGTAAAGATAAGCCAACTTCACTAGTGGTCAGAGAGACGTGTACGACCCCCTCCacgcaacaacagcagcagctgcagcagctgcagcaacatcaTCAACAACCAGCAccgccaccacctccacctccaccaccaccaccaccaccagcaccaacacagcAACCTGGACATTCACCATCACAACCCTCCAAACCTGTGGAGCAGCCCAAGGTCAACACAACCACACCTGTACAGTCACAAG GAGGGGGCTCCACCAAGAGGCCAAGCATCGCACCTGGGACCCCACCTCCAGCCATGACCTCAGGACAGGAGAGCGAGGCGCCGACCGTGACGGGCGGCGCGCCGCAGAACGGGGAGAACAAACCGCCCCAGGCCATCGTCAAACCCCAGGTCCTCACACATGTCATCGAGGGCTTTGTCATCCAGGAGGGAGCCGAGCCGTTCCCTGTGTGT GTGGAGCGTCTGCCCATTCTTATTGACAGCCCAAAGAAGCTGGACCATCAGCTCTCCTCAGACCCTGACAAGACTCCAGTCAGCAACGCGGCAAACTCCGACTCCGAGGTGGATGACATGAACCCGCCAG AAAAAGAGCAGGAACCCAAGCTGACGTGCGAGTACTGCGGCTGGGTCGACTTCGCCTACACCTTCAAAGGCTCTAAAAGGTTCTGCTCCGTGGTTTGTGCAAAGAG GTACAATGTGGGCTGTACTAAGAGAATAGGCCTCTTCCGTCCAGAGAGGACAAAACCAACAAACCGCTGGCGCAGAAAATCTCAGGGCCGCTCCAGTGTCGAGGCCAAGAAACGg AAGCTGTCGCCGCCACCGCAGCCGACGCAGGGCGGCTCTGTATCCTCACCACATCCCTCTCAACCCAGTCAGGAGGAGTCCAGCCCCTGCTCAGACATGTCCAGCTACGAGGAACCCCCGTCTCCCCTGTCAGCAGCCAGCTCTGGGCCCCTGGGTCCCACCCAAGCCCAGACACCCACGCACCGGCAGCCAAGCAGGGGCTCGGATCAGGAGGGCTGCGCCGGGAGAGACGCACCTTCACTCTGTCAGCGCTTTTTACCCAACGACCCCGCCAAGTGGAACGTGGAGGAAGTTTACGAGTTCATCCGATCGCTGCCAG GTTGTCAGGAGATAGCGGACGAGTTTCGGTCTCAGGAGATCGATGGACAGGCTTTGCTCCTGTTAAAGGAGGACCACCTCATGAGCACCATGAACATTAAACTGGGGCCTGCACTCAAGATCTTTGCACGCATTAACATGCTCAAAGACTcatag
- the LOC114855303 gene encoding T-complex protein 11-like protein 2 isoform X1 has translation MPNQRDEGADEFPADPPCLEELHSPTGSPPTASLSSLMELENCVSNLSLAHEIVVNREFCLKPRSPSSDSLQSRVTQIVHRAFWDGLQEQLNSDPPNYDHAVILLQEVKTILQSLLMPGHIRLRSQLDEVLDTELIQQQAAHGALDLHRLAEYIINTMASLCAPVRDPDVRALRELRHPVELLREILRVLGLMKTDMVNFTIQTLRPHLLQQAVQYERTKFQQILNKDPASLDNTTTWLQAAASEEASAVTAQPDSPGPHSQSPLSATAVLNRAYMCLLQWDPQHQKYPETALMDRARLDALAQRLQLLVLEVSVLLLSDAQCGGMVFSLQGFVGKLRQSVTALLEGSHTREADLKEALLGLGEKVLQQVNEALRDHRGALLPPESEDLLRGHISELWRRNHPVRTVIGERVQAFLQATLQGSPAESSPEVPASLRHVSAELLELRTAFGRIVHFNRTVFGPFYAPILRKLMFPPGEAAADEASR, from the exons ATGCCCAATCAAAGAGATGAAGGGGCCGATGAGTTCCCTGCTGACCCTCCCTGTCTGGAAGAGCTCCACTCTCCTACAG GGAGCCCACCCACTGCCTCATTATCCAGTCTCATGGAGCTGGAAAATTGTGTCTCCAACCTGAGCCTCGCGCACGAGATAGTGGTGAACAGAGAGTTCTGCCTCAAACCCAGGAGCCCTTCGTCAGACAG CCTGCAGAGCAGGGTGACACAGATCGTTCACCGGGCGTTTTGGGACGggcttcaggagcagctgaacAGTGATCCTCCAAACTATGACCACGCTGtcattctgctgcaggaggtcaAAACG ATACTTCAGTCCCTGCTGATGCCCGGTCACATCAGACTGAGATCTCAGCTGGACGAGGTTCTGGACACAGAGCTGATCCAACAGCAGGCGGCTCACGGAGCCCTGGACCTTCACAGACTGGCAGAATACATCATCAACACCATGGCGTCGCTATGTGCTCCTGTGCGTGACCCTGATGTCAGAGCACTGAGGGAGCTCCGGcaccctgtggagctcctgag GGAGATCCTTCGTGTGTTGGGGCTGATGAAGACAGACATGGTTAACTTCACCATCCAGACTCTGCGGCCTCACCTCCTGCAGCAGGCCGTGCAGTACGAGAGGACCAAGTTCCAGCAGATTCTGAACAAGGATCCCG CTTCTCTAGATAATACCACCACTTGGCTTCAGGCAGCAGCGTCAGAAGAGGCGTCAGCCGTCACAGCTCAGCCTGATTCACCCGGTCCTCACAGCCAAAGTCCTCTCAGCGCCACCGCTGTCCTCAACCGAGCCTacatgtgtctgctgcagtgGGACCCGCAGCACCAGAAATATCCTGAG ACTGCGCTGATGGACCGAGCCCGTCTGGAcgccctggctcagcggctccagctgctggtcctGGAGGTTTCAGTGCTGCTCCTGAGCGACGCTCAGTGTGGGGGCATGGTTTTCTCCCTGCAGGGGTTTGTAGGTAAACTCAGGCAGTCCGTCACTGCCCTGCTGGAGGGCAGTCACACCAG AGAGGCTGACCTGAAGGAGGCGCTGCTGGGGCTCGGGGAGAaagtgctgcagcaggtgaatgaAGCGCTGCGTGATCACAGAGGAGCTCTGCTGCCTCCGGAGAGCGAGGACCTGCTGAGAGGACACATTTCTGAGCTGTGGAGGCGTAACCACCCCGTCCGCACCGTCATCG GAGAACGGGTACAGGCCTTCCTCCAGGCCACGCTGCAGGGCAGCCCCGCTGAGAGCAGTCCAGAAGTGCCTGCTTCCCTCAGGCATGTGAGTGCTGAGCTGCTTGAGCTGAGGACGGCCTTTGGGCGAATCGTCCACTTCAACCGAACTGTCTTTGGCCCCTTCTATGCACCCATCCTCAGGAAACTGATGTTCCCAccaggagaggctgcagctgatgaggcCTCGCGCTAG
- the LOC114855303 gene encoding T-complex protein 11-like protein 2 isoform X2: protein MPNQRDEGADEFPADPPCLEELHSPTGSPPTASLSSLMELENCVSNLSLAHEIVVNREFCLKPRSPSSDSLQSRVTQIVHRAFWDGLQEQLNSDPPNYDHAVILLQEVKTILQSLLMPGHIRLRSQLDEVLDTELIQQQAAHGALDLHRLAEYIINTMASLCAPVRDPDVRALRELRHPVELLREILRVLGLMKTDMVNFTIQTLRPHLLQQAVQYERTKFQQILNKDPASLDNTTTWLQAAASEEASAVTAQPDSPGPHSQSPLSATAVLNRAYMCLLQWDPQHQKYPETALMDRARLDALAQRLQLLVLEVSVLLLSDAQCGGMVFSLQGFVGKLRQSVTALLEGSHTREADLKEALLGLGEKVLQQVNEALRDHRGALLPPESEDLLRGHISELWRRNHPVRTVIGERVQAFLQATLQGSPAESSPEVPASLRHETDVPTRRGCS from the exons ATGCCCAATCAAAGAGATGAAGGGGCCGATGAGTTCCCTGCTGACCCTCCCTGTCTGGAAGAGCTCCACTCTCCTACAG GGAGCCCACCCACTGCCTCATTATCCAGTCTCATGGAGCTGGAAAATTGTGTCTCCAACCTGAGCCTCGCGCACGAGATAGTGGTGAACAGAGAGTTCTGCCTCAAACCCAGGAGCCCTTCGTCAGACAG CCTGCAGAGCAGGGTGACACAGATCGTTCACCGGGCGTTTTGGGACGggcttcaggagcagctgaacAGTGATCCTCCAAACTATGACCACGCTGtcattctgctgcaggaggtcaAAACG ATACTTCAGTCCCTGCTGATGCCCGGTCACATCAGACTGAGATCTCAGCTGGACGAGGTTCTGGACACAGAGCTGATCCAACAGCAGGCGGCTCACGGAGCCCTGGACCTTCACAGACTGGCAGAATACATCATCAACACCATGGCGTCGCTATGTGCTCCTGTGCGTGACCCTGATGTCAGAGCACTGAGGGAGCTCCGGcaccctgtggagctcctgag GGAGATCCTTCGTGTGTTGGGGCTGATGAAGACAGACATGGTTAACTTCACCATCCAGACTCTGCGGCCTCACCTCCTGCAGCAGGCCGTGCAGTACGAGAGGACCAAGTTCCAGCAGATTCTGAACAAGGATCCCG CTTCTCTAGATAATACCACCACTTGGCTTCAGGCAGCAGCGTCAGAAGAGGCGTCAGCCGTCACAGCTCAGCCTGATTCACCCGGTCCTCACAGCCAAAGTCCTCTCAGCGCCACCGCTGTCCTCAACCGAGCCTacatgtgtctgctgcagtgGGACCCGCAGCACCAGAAATATCCTGAG ACTGCGCTGATGGACCGAGCCCGTCTGGAcgccctggctcagcggctccagctgctggtcctGGAGGTTTCAGTGCTGCTCCTGAGCGACGCTCAGTGTGGGGGCATGGTTTTCTCCCTGCAGGGGTTTGTAGGTAAACTCAGGCAGTCCGTCACTGCCCTGCTGGAGGGCAGTCACACCAG AGAGGCTGACCTGAAGGAGGCGCTGCTGGGGCTCGGGGAGAaagtgctgcagcaggtgaatgaAGCGCTGCGTGATCACAGAGGAGCTCTGCTGCCTCCGGAGAGCGAGGACCTGCTGAGAGGACACATTTCTGAGCTGTGGAGGCGTAACCACCCCGTCCGCACCGTCATCG GAGAACGGGTACAGGCCTTCCTCCAGGCCACGCTGCAGGGCAGCCCCGCTGAGAGCAGTCCAGAAGTGCCTGCTTCCCTCAGGCAT GAAACTGATGTTCCCAccaggagaggctgcagctga